The proteins below are encoded in one region of Vespula pensylvanica isolate Volc-1 chromosome 4, ASM1446617v1, whole genome shotgun sequence:
- the LOC122628950 gene encoding E3 ubiquitin-protein ligase RNF13-like isoform X1, which produces MQQCCVSHQVQLWLLLLLLCVAYCGADILVFSAGTRYQVDDEFRDMPARFGGFIPSEGIKGMVVYAQPPTACHEIQGPPNDTSYEGNWIALIARYECKFEIKVRMAQKAGYDAAIIHNVNSNELEPMSAEDPIGIQIPSVFVSELTGLIIKENYLYDQLYFVLINDDLPFNINTHLLLPFAIVVGICFLVMVIFMIVRCIKDRRRQLRHRLPNSSLNKIPTHKYTKGDPYETCAICLDDYTEGEKLRVLPCAHAYHSKCIDPWLTKNRRVCPVCKRKVFAADEQVVTDESDSDADDSTPLIRDGYQGTQGGTFIRQRENPFNRSRRTQHRQDTNNSSSGSDSESSSTSSDDDGSISTGEPSGGIVFMVSDSHSINGELQDLERSVSSTRPHTVNLYTETQEFPVPVVQITPARNTRVLVNSATLNPDHLAIAADNRSASTTSIDFEKNDVAA; this is translated from the exons atgcAGCAGTGCTGTGTAAGCCACCAAGTTCAATTATGGCTTTTACTATTACTTCTTTGTGTCGCATATTGTGGTGCCGACATTTTAGTGTTCTCAGCAGGTACCAGATATCAAGTAGATGATGAATTTAGAGATATGCCAGCAAGATTTGGTGGCTTTATACCATCTGAAGGGATTaag GGCATGGTTGTTTATGCTCAACCTCCTACTGCTTGTCATGAAATACAAGGCCCTCCGAATGATACGAGTTACGAAGGGAATTGGATAGCTTTAATTGCTCGGTATGAGTGTAAGTTTGAAATTAAAGTACGAATGGCACAAAAGGCTGGTTATGATGCTGCCATTATACATAATGTGAACAGCAATGAGTTAG AGCCAATGTCAGCCGAAGATCCAATAGGAATACAAATACCATCTGTTTTTGTTAGTGAACTTACAGgattaattatcaaagaaaattacttgtatgatcaattatattttgtattgatTAACGACGATTTaccatttaatattaatacacaTTTGCTTTTGCCATTTGCAATTGTTGTTGGAATATGTTTTTTAGTCATGGTTATTTTTATG attgtcAGATGTATTAAAGACAGAAGAAGGCAACTCAGACATAGATTACCAAATTCAAGTTTAAACAAAATTCCAACTCATAAATACACGAAAGGTGATCCTTATGAAACATGTGCTATTTGTCTAGATGATTATACGGAAGGGGAAAAATTAAGAGTGTTGCCTTGTGCCCATG CTTACCATAGCAAATGTATTGATCCTTGGTTGACAAAAAATCGTAGAGTATGTCCCGTCTGTAAACGAAAGGTTTTTGCAGCAGACGAGCAAGTTGTTACAGATGAAAGTGATTCGGATGCTGATGACTCAACCCCTTTGATACGAGATGGCTATCAAG gTACTCAAGGAGGAACATTCATACGTCAGAGAGAAAATCCTTTTAATAGATCTAGGAGAACGCAACATAGGCAGGATACGAATAATTCTAGTAGTGGTTCAGATTCTGAGTCATCTTCAACATCATCTGACGATGATGGTAGTATAAGTACTGGGGAGCCTTCTGGTGGAATAGTTTTCATGGTTTCTGACTCACATAGCATTAATG gCGAGTTGCAAGATTTAGAACGATCTGTAAGCAGTACAAGACCACATACGGTTAACTTGTATACGGAGACGCAAGAATTTCCTGTTCCTGTGGTACAAATCACACCAGCCCGAAATACAAGGGTTTTAGTAAATTCAGCAACTTTAAATCCTGATCATCTTGCCATAGCTGCAGACAATAGAAGTGCAAGTACAACTTctattgattttgaaaaaaatgatgttgcagcataa
- the LOC122628950 gene encoding E3 ubiquitin-protein ligase RNF13-like isoform X2, whose translation MQQCCVSHQVQLWLLLLLLCVAYCGADILVFSAGTRYQVDDEFRDMPARFGGFIPSEGIKGMVVYAQPPTACHEIQGPPNDTSYEGNWIALIARYECKFEIKVRMAQKAGYDAAIIHNVNSNELEPMSAEDPIGIQIPSVFVSELTGLIIKENYLCIKDRRRQLRHRLPNSSLNKIPTHKYTKGDPYETCAICLDDYTEGEKLRVLPCAHAYHSKCIDPWLTKNRRVCPVCKRKVFAADEQVVTDESDSDADDSTPLIRDGYQGTQGGTFIRQRENPFNRSRRTQHRQDTNNSSSGSDSESSSTSSDDDGSISTGEPSGGIVFMVSDSHSINGELQDLERSVSSTRPHTVNLYTETQEFPVPVVQITPARNTRVLVNSATLNPDHLAIAADNRSASTTSIDFEKNDVAA comes from the exons atgcAGCAGTGCTGTGTAAGCCACCAAGTTCAATTATGGCTTTTACTATTACTTCTTTGTGTCGCATATTGTGGTGCCGACATTTTAGTGTTCTCAGCAGGTACCAGATATCAAGTAGATGATGAATTTAGAGATATGCCAGCAAGATTTGGTGGCTTTATACCATCTGAAGGGATTaag GGCATGGTTGTTTATGCTCAACCTCCTACTGCTTGTCATGAAATACAAGGCCCTCCGAATGATACGAGTTACGAAGGGAATTGGATAGCTTTAATTGCTCGGTATGAGTGTAAGTTTGAAATTAAAGTACGAATGGCACAAAAGGCTGGTTATGATGCTGCCATTATACATAATGTGAACAGCAATGAGTTAG AGCCAATGTCAGCCGAAGATCCAATAGGAATACAAATACCATCTGTTTTTGTTAGTGAACTTACAGgattaattatcaaagaaaattactt ATGTATTAAAGACAGAAGAAGGCAACTCAGACATAGATTACCAAATTCAAGTTTAAACAAAATTCCAACTCATAAATACACGAAAGGTGATCCTTATGAAACATGTGCTATTTGTCTAGATGATTATACGGAAGGGGAAAAATTAAGAGTGTTGCCTTGTGCCCATG CTTACCATAGCAAATGTATTGATCCTTGGTTGACAAAAAATCGTAGAGTATGTCCCGTCTGTAAACGAAAGGTTTTTGCAGCAGACGAGCAAGTTGTTACAGATGAAAGTGATTCGGATGCTGATGACTCAACCCCTTTGATACGAGATGGCTATCAAG gTACTCAAGGAGGAACATTCATACGTCAGAGAGAAAATCCTTTTAATAGATCTAGGAGAACGCAACATAGGCAGGATACGAATAATTCTAGTAGTGGTTCAGATTCTGAGTCATCTTCAACATCATCTGACGATGATGGTAGTATAAGTACTGGGGAGCCTTCTGGTGGAATAGTTTTCATGGTTTCTGACTCACATAGCATTAATG gCGAGTTGCAAGATTTAGAACGATCTGTAAGCAGTACAAGACCACATACGGTTAACTTGTATACGGAGACGCAAGAATTTCCTGTTCCTGTGGTACAAATCACACCAGCCCGAAATACAAGGGTTTTAGTAAATTCAGCAACTTTAAATCCTGATCATCTTGCCATAGCTGCAGACAATAGAAGTGCAAGTACAACTTctattgattttgaaaaaaatgatgttgcagcataa